A single genomic interval of Bacillota bacterium harbors:
- a CDS encoding crotonase/enoyl-CoA hydratase family protein → MNLSYRFYRVEKKGKLAWVFLNRPEKKNAMGPDAWTEIIPIFDDIGADEEIRVAIIAGEGDDFSSGIDLAGMAALVPSVAEWDRSARGTAELFKAIFPLQEAMSCVEKCTKPVICAFHGYCIGAALDLGAACDIRLASEDARISLREAAVSIIADVGVLQRLPHIVGQGVTREMAFTAEFIDAQRAREVNLVNEVYPDRESLLRGAEDLALKIAAQAPLAVQGAKEVLNYCRGKSIADGLEYVAARSAMILPSDDLREALVSFVEKRSPDYKGS, encoded by the coding sequence ATGAATTTATCCTATCGTTTTTACAGGGTCGAGAAAAAGGGGAAACTTGCCTGGGTTTTTCTGAACAGGCCGGAGAAAAAAAATGCCATGGGCCCCGATGCCTGGACGGAGATCATTCCCATCTTCGATGACATCGGTGCCGACGAGGAGATCAGGGTGGCCATCATCGCCGGCGAGGGCGATGATTTTTCTTCCGGTATCGATCTGGCCGGGATGGCAGCATTGGTCCCGAGTGTTGCGGAATGGGACAGGAGTGCCAGAGGCACTGCAGAACTTTTCAAGGCCATTTTCCCCCTGCAGGAGGCCATGAGCTGTGTTGAAAAATGTACGAAACCCGTGATCTGTGCATTTCATGGTTATTGTATAGGTGCCGCCCTGGACCTGGGCGCTGCTTGCGATATACGCCTTGCATCGGAAGATGCCCGGATCTCACTGCGGGAAGCTGCTGTTTCTATCATCGCCGATGTGGGAGTTCTCCAGAGGCTTCCCCATATCGTGGGACAGGGTGTTACCAGGGAGATGGCTTTTACAGCCGAGTTTATCGATGCGCAGCGGGCCAGGGAAGTAAATCTGGTCAATGAGGTCTACCCGGACAGGGAGTCCCTTCTTCGGGGAGCAGAGGATCTGGCCCTGAAGATTGCCGCCCAGGCGCCCCTGGCTGTACAGGGGGCCAAGGAGGTTCTGAATTACTGTCGTGGCAAAAGCATTGCCGATGGCCTCGAGTACGTCGCTGCCCGCAGCGCCATGATCCTGCCCTCGGATGACCTGAGGGAAGCTCTGGTTTCCTTTGTGGAAAAAAGGTCTCCGGATTACAAAGGCAGTTGA